One Maniola jurtina chromosome 24, ilManJurt1.1, whole genome shotgun sequence DNA window includes the following coding sequences:
- the LOC123877575 gene encoding uncharacterized protein LOC123877575, with amino-acid sequence MKVLCAFLVIAVVVCIAAAGPLDDNKIEIFSGVAIEKDASGEEKLKVNFEPGELKEAARTFEEARGKIKKYAPLLAGIGVKVVAVVGLLFGALTLLVTKALVVAKLAFLAATALGVHKYFSGEGFNSISKNSAFPTAPQQWTSPSAQAASYPYARSVNAQDANDLAYKAQIPS; translated from the exons ATGAAAGTGCTTTGTGCGTTCCTGGTTATCGCGGTGGTGGTTTGCATAGCAGCCGCTGGACCTCTCGATGATAACAAAATCGAGATCTTCTCTGGGGTTGCTATTGAAAA aGATGCGTCAGGGGAAGAAAAACTAAAAGTGAACTTTGAACCTGGCGAACTGAAAGAAGCTGCAAGGACGTTTGAAGAAG CACGGGGTAAAATCAAGAAATACGCACCGCTCCTTGCTGGTATCGGAGTGAAGGTGGTGGCAGTGGTCGGTCTGCTGTTCGGTGCTCTCACACTCCTGGTCACCAAGGCTCTGGTGGTGGCCAAGCTCGCATTCCTCGCGGCAACCGCTTTGGGAGTGCACAAGTACTTCAGTGGAGAAGGTTTCAACAGTATAAGCAAG AATTCCGCATTCCCAACGGCAccccagcagtggacatccccGTCCGCACAAGCAGCTTCCTACCCCTACGCGAGATCAGTAAATGCACAGGATGCGAACGATCTAGCCTATAAAGCACAAATACCTTCGTAA